Proteins from a genomic interval of Deltaproteobacteria bacterium:
- the thiS gene encoding sulfur carrier protein ThiS, whose product MITLSVNGQKLTFETPLSLHHLFYKLQLPNLRFAVALNRQVIPRSEYESTFLKEGDEVEIVQAVGGG is encoded by the coding sequence ATGATTACTCTCTCTGTTAATGGACAAAAACTGACATTTGAAACACCACTCTCGCTCCATCATCTTTTTTACAAACTCCAACTCCCCAACCTCCGTTTCGCCGTGGCCCTCAATCGACAGGTGATTCCCCGATCGGAATATGAAAGTACTTTTTTAAAAGAGGGAGATGAAGTGGAGATTGTGCAAGCGGTGGGGGGAGGATAG